The following coding sequences are from one Lipingzhangella halophila window:
- a CDS encoding formate dehydrogenase beta subunit: MTTIYVPRDSAAASVGADEVAAAIRGAAREAGRDIRLVRNGSRGMLWMEPLVEVETDRGRVGYGPVRPGSVPGLIDSGMLDGADHELCQGLVEELPWMRDQQRLCFARVGVTDPLSTDDYVAHGGLAGLRAALEREPADVVAEVTDSGLRGRGGAGFPAGIKWKTVLDTPGELKFVCCNADEGDSGTFADRMLMEGDPFCLIEGMTIAAHSVGATEGYIYIRSEYPDAVDTMRAAIDIAYAQGWLGTDILGSGVRFDLSVRVGAGAYICGEETSMLESLEGKRGMVRPKPPIPAITGLFGKPTIVNNVLTLASVPTILSGGAQAYADHGMERSRGTQVFQIAGNIKHGGVFETAFGITLGDLVNGYGGGTLSGRPVRAAQVGGPLGSYVPAAQFELPTDYETFAEADAMLGHGGIVVFDDTVDMAAMARFAMEFCAEESCGKCTPCRVGAVRGVEVIDRITSGEEPDANLAALNDLCEVMTDGSLCAMGGLTPNPVRSALLHFAEDFGHVPTGSGGNDTTSNGSSPGDVLADDEESRA; the protein is encoded by the coding sequence ATGACCACGATCTACGTACCGCGCGACTCCGCCGCCGCCTCCGTTGGCGCGGACGAGGTGGCCGCCGCCATCCGGGGCGCGGCCCGCGAGGCCGGCCGCGACATCCGCCTGGTGCGCAACGGAAGCCGCGGGATGCTCTGGATGGAGCCGCTGGTCGAGGTCGAGACCGACCGCGGCCGGGTCGGATACGGCCCGGTCCGGCCCGGCTCCGTGCCCGGCCTCATCGACTCCGGCATGCTCGACGGCGCCGACCACGAACTCTGCCAGGGCCTGGTCGAGGAGCTGCCGTGGATGCGCGACCAGCAACGGCTGTGCTTCGCCAGGGTCGGTGTCACCGACCCGCTGTCCACCGACGACTACGTCGCGCACGGCGGGCTGGCCGGACTGCGCGCGGCCCTTGAGCGCGAACCGGCCGACGTTGTCGCCGAGGTCACCGACTCCGGACTGCGGGGCCGCGGCGGCGCGGGCTTCCCGGCCGGGATCAAGTGGAAGACGGTCCTCGACACCCCCGGCGAGCTGAAGTTCGTGTGCTGCAACGCCGACGAGGGCGACAGCGGCACGTTCGCCGACCGGATGCTCATGGAGGGCGACCCCTTCTGCCTCATCGAGGGCATGACCATCGCGGCGCACTCGGTCGGCGCCACCGAGGGCTACATCTACATCCGGTCGGAGTACCCCGACGCCGTCGACACGATGCGCGCCGCCATCGACATCGCCTACGCCCAAGGGTGGCTCGGCACGGACATCCTGGGCTCCGGGGTGCGCTTCGACCTGTCCGTGCGGGTCGGCGCCGGCGCCTACATCTGCGGCGAGGAAACCTCCATGCTGGAGAGCCTCGAAGGCAAACGCGGCATGGTGCGCCCGAAGCCCCCGATCCCGGCGATCACCGGGCTGTTCGGCAAGCCCACCATCGTGAACAACGTGCTGACCCTGGCGTCGGTCCCCACGATCCTCTCCGGTGGCGCGCAGGCCTACGCCGACCACGGCATGGAGCGCTCGCGCGGCACGCAGGTGTTCCAGATCGCGGGCAACATCAAGCACGGCGGCGTCTTCGAGACGGCGTTCGGTATCACCCTGGGCGACCTCGTGAACGGCTACGGCGGCGGGACCCTCTCGGGCAGGCCGGTGCGCGCGGCGCAGGTCGGCGGCCCGCTCGGGTCCTACGTCCCGGCGGCCCAGTTCGAGCTGCCCACGGATTACGAGACGTTCGCGGAAGCCGACGCGATGCTCGGCCACGGGGGCATCGTGGTCTTCGACGACACCGTGGACATGGCAGCGATGGCGCGGTTCGCCATGGAGTTCTGCGCCGAGGAGTCGTGCGGAAAGTGCACCCCGTGCCGCGTGGGTGCCGTTCGGGGGGTCGAGGTGATCGACCGCATCACCTCCGGCGAGGAACCCGACGCCAACCTGGCGGCACTCAACGATCTCTGCGAGGTGATGACCGACGGGTCACTGTGCGCCATGGGCGGCCTGACTCCCAATCCTGTGCGGAGCGCGCTGCTGCACTTCGCTGAGGACTTCGGCCACGTGCCGACGGGGTCGGGAGGAAACGACACGACCAGCAACGGTTCAAGCCCCGGCGATGTGCTCGCGGACGACGAGGAGAGCAGAGCATGA
- a CDS encoding NADH-quinone oxidoreductase subunit NuoE family protein: MVRSVVETRRDERGPLLVILQDLHDQLGYIDSTVVELVAGELNISRADVHGVVTFYTDFRTEPAGGVSVRLCRAEACKSVGAERVVEHAQQVFGVQVGQTTPDGSVTLDQVFCLGNCALGPAAQVNGKMYGRVDSDRLVEILATTETADPAPATSPGESS; the protein is encoded by the coding sequence ATGGTGCGTTCTGTTGTAGAGACCCGACGGGATGAACGAGGGCCGTTGCTGGTTATCCTGCAGGACCTGCACGACCAACTCGGCTATATCGACTCCACGGTGGTCGAGCTGGTCGCCGGCGAGCTGAACATATCCCGCGCGGACGTCCACGGCGTGGTGACCTTCTACACCGACTTCCGTACCGAGCCGGCGGGCGGGGTCTCCGTCCGGCTGTGCCGGGCCGAGGCGTGCAAGTCGGTGGGAGCGGAGCGCGTGGTCGAGCACGCGCAGCAGGTCTTCGGCGTGCAGGTCGGGCAGACCACGCCGGACGGCTCGGTCACCCTCGACCAGGTCTTCTGCCTCGGCAACTGCGCGCTCGGCCCCGCGGCCCAGGTCAACGGCAAGATGTACGGCCGGGTCGACTCGGACCGGCTTGTCGAGATCCTGGCCACCACCGAGACCGCTGATCCGGCACCGGCCACGTCCCCCGGGGAGTCCTCATGA
- a CDS encoding DUF1772 domain-containing protein: MRRTANRRAGRNRPSWHALAQYGQAHWFFGNLYEAMVDMPRLLVDARPRRAPRLLGAGSPVRYYAPAVPLTFGATAAALADSWRSGGDRRAIVAAALGTAWATVLSAYLVRTVNLRLLRGEAPLSAAEAHALARNWHLVNLVRLAALLLAAEALRRAAPPERQAVSRDG, translated from the coding sequence ATGCGACGCACCGCGAACCGCCGGGCCGGGCGAAACCGGCCGTCCTGGCACGCACTCGCCCAGTACGGCCAGGCGCACTGGTTCTTCGGCAACCTCTACGAGGCCATGGTCGACATGCCCCGGCTTCTCGTGGACGCTCGACCCCGCCGCGCGCCGCGGCTTCTCGGCGCCGGGAGCCCGGTCCGCTACTACGCCCCCGCGGTTCCCCTGACGTTCGGGGCCACCGCCGCCGCCCTGGCCGACAGCTGGCGATCCGGCGGCGACCGGCGCGCGATCGTCGCGGCCGCGCTGGGCACGGCCTGGGCGACCGTCCTTTCCGCCTATCTGGTGCGCACCGTCAACCTGCGGTTGCTGCGCGGTGAAGCACCCCTGAGCGCGGCCGAAGCGCACGCGCTGGCCAGGAACTGGCATCTGGTCAACCTGGTCCGGCTGGCGGCACTCCTCCTCGCCGCGGAGGCCCTGCGAAGGGCGGCACCCCCCGAGCGGCAGGCGGTCAGCCGGGACGGCTAG
- the fdhF gene encoding formate dehydrogenase subunit alpha, translating to MSLLKEPDYGTPAKDGPANVSVEVDGIPVQVPEGTSVMRAAALSGIEIPKLCATDSLEAFGSCRLCLVEVEGKRGTPASCTTPVADGMKVSTQTPKVEKLRQDVMELYISDHPLDCLTCSANGDCELQDRAGEVGLRQVRYGQEAGENHLDLEKDTSNPYFDFNPSKCIVCSRCVRACDEVQGTFALTIEGRGFDSQVSAGGTDFMNSDCVSCGACVQACPTDSLMEKSVVDLGMPNRTVLTTCAYCGVGCSFKAELRGDEVVRMVPYKDGGANEGHSCVKGRFAFGYASHPDRVTSPMVRESNTDEWREVDWETAISHVAERMKDIQTRHGAGTIGGITSSRCTNEEVYAVQKMVRAAFGNNNVDTCARVCHSPTGYGLKQTFGESAGTQDFKSVAKSDVIMVIGANPTDAHPVFASRMKQRLREGAQLIVADPRRIDLVRSPHIEAAHHLQLNPGSNVAIVNAMGHVVVTEGLVDRSFVGDRCEDFDAWAEFIGGPENSPEVMEPITGVPADELRKAARLFATGGNAAIYYGLGVTEHSQGSTMVMGMANLAMATGNIGREGVGVNPLRGQNNVQGSCDMGSFPHELAGYRHVSDDAVREVFEDLWQRPILAEPGLRIPNMFDAAIDGTFRGLFVQGEDIAQSDPNIQHVTAALDSLELLVVQDLFINETAKYAHVFLPGTSFLEKDGTFTNAERRINRVRPVMKPQTGKDEWQIACDIAQAMGYDMAYDHPREIMAEIASVTPTFAGVSFEKLDKLGSVQWPCNDDAPEGTPVMHVDSFVRGKGKFVETPFVPTSERSTRRYPLILTTGRILSQYNVGAQTRRTNNVAWHTEDVLEIHPYDAEERGISDGDRVALTSRIGGTELRAVVSDRMPTGVVYTTFHHPETGANVVTTENSDWATNCPEYKVTAVQVSQLNPGGVPTAEHDAEPELVDT from the coding sequence ATGAGTTTGTTGAAGGAGCCGGACTACGGCACCCCCGCCAAGGACGGTCCGGCGAACGTATCAGTAGAGGTCGACGGTATACCGGTGCAGGTGCCCGAGGGCACCTCCGTCATGCGCGCCGCCGCGCTGAGCGGCATCGAGATCCCCAAGCTGTGCGCGACCGACAGCCTGGAGGCGTTCGGGTCGTGTCGGCTGTGCCTGGTCGAGGTCGAGGGCAAACGGGGCACTCCCGCCTCGTGCACCACGCCGGTCGCGGACGGGATGAAGGTCAGCACCCAGACGCCGAAGGTGGAGAAGCTGCGCCAGGACGTCATGGAGCTCTACATCTCCGACCACCCGCTGGACTGTCTGACCTGCTCCGCCAATGGCGACTGCGAGCTGCAGGACCGGGCGGGCGAGGTCGGGCTGCGCCAGGTGCGCTACGGCCAGGAGGCGGGTGAGAACCACCTCGACCTCGAAAAGGACACCAGCAACCCCTACTTCGACTTCAACCCCTCCAAGTGCATCGTCTGCTCGCGCTGCGTGCGGGCCTGCGACGAGGTGCAGGGCACCTTCGCGCTCACGATCGAGGGCCGCGGCTTCGACTCCCAGGTCTCCGCGGGCGGGACCGACTTCATGAACTCCGACTGCGTGTCGTGCGGGGCGTGCGTACAGGCGTGCCCGACCGACAGCCTGATGGAGAAGTCCGTCGTCGACCTCGGCATGCCCAACCGGACGGTGCTCACCACCTGCGCCTACTGCGGGGTCGGCTGCTCCTTCAAGGCGGAGCTGCGCGGCGACGAGGTCGTGCGCATGGTGCCCTACAAGGACGGCGGCGCCAACGAGGGCCACTCCTGCGTCAAGGGGCGGTTCGCCTTCGGCTACGCCTCCCACCCCGACCGGGTCACCTCCCCGATGGTTCGCGAGTCGAACACCGACGAGTGGCGCGAGGTCGACTGGGAGACCGCCATCAGCCACGTGGCGGAACGCATGAAGGACATCCAGACCCGGCACGGCGCGGGCACGATCGGCGGGATCACCTCGTCGCGCTGCACCAACGAGGAGGTGTACGCGGTCCAGAAGATGGTGCGTGCGGCCTTCGGCAACAACAACGTCGACACCTGCGCCCGGGTGTGCCACTCCCCCACTGGCTACGGGTTGAAGCAGACCTTCGGCGAGTCCGCGGGCACCCAGGACTTCAAGTCGGTCGCCAAGTCCGACGTGATCATGGTGATCGGCGCCAACCCGACCGACGCGCACCCGGTGTTCGCCTCCCGGATGAAGCAGCGGCTGCGTGAGGGCGCCCAGCTCATCGTGGCCGATCCGCGCAGGATCGACCTGGTCCGCTCGCCGCACATTGAGGCCGCGCACCACCTCCAGTTGAACCCGGGCAGCAACGTCGCCATCGTCAACGCGATGGGCCACGTCGTGGTCACCGAAGGGCTGGTCGACCGCTCGTTCGTGGGCGACCGGTGCGAGGACTTCGACGCCTGGGCCGAGTTCATCGGGGGGCCCGAGAACAGCCCCGAGGTGATGGAGCCGATCACCGGCGTCCCGGCCGACGAGCTGCGCAAGGCCGCCCGGTTGTTCGCCACCGGAGGCAACGCCGCCATCTACTACGGGCTGGGCGTCACCGAGCACAGCCAGGGCTCGACAATGGTCATGGGGATGGCCAACCTGGCGATGGCCACCGGCAACATCGGCCGCGAGGGTGTCGGCGTGAACCCGCTGCGCGGGCAGAACAACGTGCAGGGCTCCTGCGACATGGGGTCGTTCCCGCACGAGCTGGCCGGCTACCGGCACGTCTCCGACGACGCCGTACGCGAGGTGTTCGAGGACCTGTGGCAGCGCCCCATCCTCGCCGAGCCGGGCCTGCGCATCCCGAACATGTTCGACGCGGCGATCGACGGCACCTTCCGCGGGCTGTTCGTCCAGGGTGAGGACATCGCCCAGTCCGACCCGAACATCCAGCACGTCACGGCGGCGCTGGACTCGCTGGAACTGCTGGTCGTGCAGGACCTGTTCATCAACGAGACCGCGAAGTACGCGCACGTGTTCCTGCCCGGTACGTCGTTCCTGGAGAAGGACGGCACGTTCACCAACGCCGAGCGCCGGATCAACCGGGTACGTCCGGTGATGAAGCCGCAGACCGGCAAGGACGAGTGGCAGATCGCCTGCGACATCGCGCAGGCCATGGGTTACGACATGGCCTACGACCACCCGCGCGAGATCATGGCGGAGATCGCTTCGGTCACTCCCACGTTCGCCGGGGTGTCGTTCGAGAAGCTCGACAAGCTCGGCAGTGTCCAGTGGCCGTGCAACGACGACGCGCCCGAGGGCACCCCGGTCATGCACGTGGACTCGTTCGTGCGCGGCAAGGGCAAGTTCGTCGAGACGCCGTTCGTACCCACCTCGGAGCGCAGCACCCGCAGGTACCCGCTGATCCTTACCACCGGGCGGATCCTGAGCCAGTACAACGTCGGGGCGCAGACCCGCCGGACGAACAACGTGGCGTGGCACACCGAGGACGTGCTGGAGATCCACCCGTACGACGCCGAGGAGCGCGGCATCAGCGACGGCGACCGGGTCGCGCTGACCAGCCGGATCGGCGGAACCGAGCTGCGGGCGGTGGTCTCCGACCGGATGCCCACCGGGGTCGTCTACACCACGTTCCACCACCCCGAGACCGGGGCGAACGTGGTGACCACCGAGAACTCCGACTGGGCGACGAACTGCCCGGAGTACAAGGTGACCGCGGTACAGGTCAGCCAGCTCAACCCGGGCGGTGTTCCGACGGCCGAGCACGACGCCGAACCGGAGTTGGTGGACACATGA
- a CDS encoding HAD family hydrolase — protein MTGQPGVIWDFDATLAERPGLWSGCMIEVLDAEDPGHRLTRQDLAAHTGTGFPWHAPQHPHPELCEPREWWAAITRLLAGVYQRVGYPPERADRLAAGVRERYCSTGWRVLPGAHEALRRVREARYRQVILSNHTPELPDIVARLGLGGYFDAVLTSARTGFEKPHDEAYRIARDALEPCSELWMVGDSVRADVHGPERHGIRAVLVRDEPPAEPVGRHAWSLASAAEYVLAGA, from the coding sequence ATGACCGGGCAGCCCGGCGTGATCTGGGACTTCGACGCGACGCTGGCCGAGCGGCCCGGGCTGTGGTCGGGGTGCATGATCGAGGTGCTGGACGCCGAGGATCCGGGGCACCGCCTCACCCGGCAGGATCTCGCCGCGCACACCGGTACGGGATTCCCCTGGCACGCTCCGCAACACCCGCACCCCGAACTGTGCGAGCCGCGGGAGTGGTGGGCGGCGATCACCCGGCTGCTCGCCGGGGTGTACCAGCGTGTCGGCTACCCGCCCGAGCGCGCTGACCGCCTCGCCGCGGGGGTGCGGGAACGGTACTGCTCCACCGGCTGGCGGGTCCTGCCCGGTGCGCACGAGGCGCTGCGGCGCGTGCGCGAGGCCCGATACCGCCAGGTCATCCTGTCCAACCACACCCCCGAGCTGCCCGACATCGTGGCCCGGCTCGGGCTCGGCGGGTACTTCGACGCCGTCCTCACCTCGGCGCGCACCGGTTTCGAGAAGCCGCACGATGAGGCGTACCGGATCGCCCGCGACGCGCTGGAGCCGTGCTCGGAGCTGTGGATGGTGGGCGACAGTGTGCGGGCCGACGTGCACGGGCCCGAACGGCACGGGATCCGCGCGGTCCTGGTCCGCGACGAACCGCCCGCGGAGCCGGTGGGCCGCCACGCGTGGAGCCTGGCGAGCGCGGCCGAGTATGTCCTGGCCGGCGCCTGA
- a CDS encoding formate dehydrogenase subunit delta → MTATTSPQIRMVNDIAVQFHSRPPEKAVEWIADHIRKFWDPRMRADVRKRAAEQPEEFDPLALEAVRVLERETG, encoded by the coding sequence ATGACGGCGACGACCTCCCCGCAGATCCGCATGGTGAACGACATCGCTGTCCAGTTCCACAGCCGGCCTCCCGAAAAGGCTGTGGAGTGGATCGCCGACCACATCCGCAAGTTCTGGGACCCCCGGATGCGTGCCGATGTGCGCAAACGGGCGGCGGAGCAACCGGAGGAGTTCGACCCGCTCGCCCTGGAGGCGGTGCGCGTGTTGGAACGCGAAACCGGTTAA
- a CDS encoding polynucleotide kinase-phosphatase, giving the protein MSEPNQEPATERRALGVPQMGLVVLVGVSGSGKSSFAARHFRHTQVISSDFCRGLVSDDENDQTATSAAFDLLHHIVGVRLRRGLLTVVDATNVQPKARDQLVRVAKQNDVLATAIVLDVPVSVARERNQSRPDRDFGGHVVARQHRDLRSSLKHLRKEGFSRVHILRGVEEVERAEIEPEPLWNDKRDSTGPFDIIGDVHGCRSELEALLERLGYTIERDRLGRATGARHPERTAAFVGDLVDRGPDTPGVLRLVMGMVAAGDALCVAGNHENKLVRALNGRKVKVGHGLAETLEQLDAEPEEFRQAVREFCDGLVSHYLLDGGQLVVAHAGLKEEYQGRASGRVRSFALYGETTGETDEYGLPVRYPWAKEYRGRATVVYGHTPVPEAEWLNNTICLDTGCVFGGRLTALRYPERELVDVAAEHTWYEPARPFLAGDTNTAAPPAEQATREPGVLDIGDVPFGTESLARDGVQPPSGEIVDTRHGSVRVPTDHATAALEVMSRFAVDPRWLLYLPPTMAPAPTATDGDLLERPEEAFTHYRSAGLDRVVCQEKHMGSRAVAVVCRDSAAAQRRFVPGTLGAVYSRTGRPFFAERATQDAVLEELRSAIEAAGLWDELDTDWLALDGELLPWSAKAKGLIRDQYAALGAAARSALPAAREVLSAAAERGLDVSGLTEEVDSRESDIEAFSQVYRRYTWHTEGVEGLRYAPFAVLAAEGAAFTDRDHDWHIALAERLAKHSELVIGTRHRAVDLSDPAATSAAAEWWSELVASGGEGMVVKPGSGALATGAKGLLQPGLKVRGPEYLRIIYGPDYLRPDRLAKLRQRGLGRKSGLALREHKLGLESLARHARGEAMWRVHEPVFAVLAMESEPVDPRL; this is encoded by the coding sequence GTGAGCGAGCCGAACCAGGAGCCCGCAACCGAGCGCCGCGCGCTGGGCGTCCCGCAGATGGGGCTCGTCGTGCTGGTCGGGGTGTCCGGCTCGGGCAAGTCCAGCTTCGCGGCGCGGCACTTCCGGCACACGCAGGTGATCAGCTCCGACTTCTGCCGGGGCCTCGTCAGCGACGACGAGAACGACCAGACCGCCACCAGCGCCGCGTTCGACCTGCTGCACCACATCGTCGGCGTCCGGCTGCGCCGCGGCCTGCTCACCGTCGTCGACGCCACCAACGTGCAGCCCAAGGCCCGCGACCAGCTGGTGCGGGTGGCCAAGCAGAACGACGTGCTGGCCACCGCGATCGTGCTGGACGTCCCGGTCAGCGTCGCGCGGGAGCGCAACCAGTCCCGGCCCGACCGCGACTTCGGCGGCCACGTGGTGGCGCGGCAGCACCGCGACCTCCGCTCCAGCCTGAAGCACCTGCGCAAGGAGGGGTTCAGCCGGGTGCACATCCTGCGCGGCGTCGAGGAGGTCGAGCGCGCGGAGATCGAGCCGGAGCCGCTGTGGAACGACAAGCGGGACAGCACCGGCCCGTTCGACATCATCGGGGACGTGCACGGCTGCCGCTCCGAGCTTGAGGCGCTACTGGAGCGCCTCGGGTACACCATCGAGCGGGACCGGTTGGGCCGGGCCACCGGCGCGCGGCACCCCGAACGCACCGCGGCGTTCGTTGGCGACCTCGTGGACCGCGGCCCCGACACCCCGGGCGTGCTGCGGCTGGTCATGGGCATGGTGGCGGCCGGCGACGCCCTGTGCGTGGCGGGCAACCACGAGAACAAACTGGTGCGAGCGCTCAACGGGCGCAAGGTCAAGGTCGGGCACGGGCTGGCCGAGACCCTGGAGCAGCTCGACGCCGAGCCGGAGGAGTTCCGCCAGGCCGTCCGGGAGTTCTGCGACGGGCTGGTCAGCCACTACCTCCTCGACGGCGGCCAGCTGGTCGTGGCGCACGCCGGGCTGAAGGAGGAGTACCAGGGCCGCGCCTCGGGCCGGGTGCGCTCCTTCGCCCTGTACGGCGAGACCACGGGCGAGACCGACGAGTACGGGCTTCCGGTGCGCTACCCGTGGGCCAAGGAGTACCGCGGCCGGGCAACGGTCGTCTACGGGCACACCCCGGTTCCCGAGGCGGAGTGGCTGAACAACACGATCTGCCTGGACACCGGGTGTGTCTTCGGTGGCCGGCTGACGGCGCTGCGCTACCCCGAGCGGGAGCTGGTCGACGTCGCGGCCGAGCACACCTGGTACGAGCCGGCGCGGCCGTTCCTCGCCGGGGACACCAACACTGCCGCGCCGCCCGCCGAGCAGGCCACGCGCGAGCCGGGCGTGCTCGACATCGGCGACGTCCCCTTCGGGACCGAGAGCCTCGCACGGGACGGCGTCCAGCCTCCCAGCGGGGAGATCGTCGACACCCGGCACGGATCGGTGCGGGTCCCCACCGACCACGCGACGGCGGCGCTCGAGGTGATGAGCCGGTTCGCGGTCGACCCCCGGTGGCTGCTCTACCTACCGCCCACGATGGCGCCGGCACCCACCGCGACCGACGGGGACCTGCTGGAGCGCCCCGAGGAGGCGTTCACCCACTACCGGAGCGCCGGCCTGGACCGGGTGGTCTGCCAGGAGAAGCACATGGGCTCCCGGGCGGTTGCGGTGGTGTGCCGCGACAGTGCGGCGGCGCAGCGGCGGTTCGTGCCTGGCACCCTGGGCGCGGTCTACTCCCGCACCGGCCGGCCGTTCTTCGCCGAGCGCGCGACCCAGGACGCGGTCCTGGAAGAGCTGCGCTCGGCGATCGAGGCGGCGGGCCTGTGGGACGAGCTCGACACCGACTGGCTGGCCCTCGACGGCGAGCTGCTGCCGTGGTCGGCGAAGGCCAAAGGGCTGATCCGCGACCAGTACGCGGCGCTCGGGGCGGCGGCCCGCTCAGCGCTGCCGGCGGCGCGCGAGGTGCTGTCCGCGGCGGCCGAGCGCGGGCTGGACGTGTCCGGGCTGACCGAGGAGGTCGACTCCCGGGAGAGCGACATCGAGGCGTTCAGCCAGGTGTACCGCAGGTACACCTGGCACACCGAGGGCGTTGAGGGCCTGCGGTACGCGCCGTTCGCGGTGCTCGCCGCCGAGGGCGCAGCGTTCACCGACCGGGACCACGACTGGCACATCGCCCTGGCCGAACGGCTGGCGAAACACAGTGAGCTGGTGATCGGCACCCGGCACCGCGCCGTTGACCTGAGCGACCCGGCGGCGACCTCCGCCGCGGCTGAGTGGTGGTCCGAGTTGGTGGCGTCCGGCGGTGAGGGCATGGTCGTGAAACCGGGGTCGGGAGCCCTGGCCACCGGCGCCAAGGGGCTGCTGCAGCCGGGACTGAAGGTGCGCGGGCCGGAGTACCTGCGGATCATCTACGGGCCCGACTACCTGCGCCCGGACCGCCTTGCGAAGCTGCGCCAGCGCGGGCTGGGCCGCAAGAGCGGGCTGGCGCTGCGCGAGCATAAGCTCGGGCTGGAGTCCCTGGCGCGGCACGCGCGCGGCGAGGCGATGTGGCGGGTGCACGAGCCGGTGTTCGCGGTGCTGGCCATGGAGTCCGAACCGGTCGACCCCCGGTTGTAG
- a CDS encoding 3' terminal RNA ribose 2'-O-methyltransferase Hen1, with translation MLLTIRTEHEPATDLGYLLHKHPDRVQRFDQSYGTAHVFYPHAGPESCTAALLLEVDPQQLSRARRGKREADFALAQYVNDRPYAASSLFAVALGNVFRSALNGRCAARPELAATAIPLTLHVPAVPCRAGTDRVRRLFEPLGWEVDADPVPLDPELPDWGDSGYVRLTLTGTQRLSDALSHLYVLLPVLDGAKHYWVAEDEVDKLLRAGGVRAHDTASDGATGADSTTAGEEGAAEDEAGWLATHPERGYIVRRYLARRTHLTRAAISRLAEVEDLATNETDDTRVTDPTLEEIPETAGPPAASDSAVPHRAVEGAERGPSLAEARLGAVLSALKAEGARRVIDVGCGSGKLVGRLLDDTSVELVTGVDVTASAITQARRRLRVDRMPEHQRRRLDLLIGSAVYRDGRFAGHDAAVLMEVVEHIDPERLPAMEHVVFGHTAPRTVVVTTPNAEYNVRYEGLGEGHLRHGDHRFEWTRAEFRAWAERVAEQFGYQTRYLPVGTDDPEVGPATQMGVFTR, from the coding sequence GTGCTCCTGACAATCCGGACCGAACACGAACCAGCGACCGACCTCGGCTACCTGTTGCATAAGCACCCCGACCGGGTACAGCGCTTCGACCAGTCGTACGGCACGGCGCACGTCTTCTACCCGCACGCCGGCCCCGAGTCGTGCACCGCCGCGCTGCTGCTGGAGGTCGACCCGCAACAGCTTTCCCGCGCGCGCCGCGGCAAGCGCGAGGCCGACTTCGCTCTGGCCCAGTACGTCAACGACCGCCCGTACGCGGCGTCCTCGCTTTTCGCGGTCGCGCTGGGCAACGTGTTCCGCAGCGCGCTCAACGGCCGGTGCGCGGCCCGCCCCGAACTCGCCGCGACCGCGATCCCGTTGACGCTGCACGTCCCCGCGGTGCCCTGCCGGGCCGGGACCGACCGGGTGAGGCGGCTCTTCGAACCACTGGGCTGGGAGGTCGACGCGGATCCGGTCCCGCTCGACCCGGAGCTGCCCGACTGGGGCGACTCCGGGTACGTGCGGCTCACGCTCACCGGTACGCAGCGCCTCTCCGACGCGCTCAGCCACCTCTACGTCCTGCTTCCGGTACTCGACGGCGCGAAGCACTACTGGGTCGCCGAGGACGAGGTCGACAAGCTGCTGCGCGCGGGCGGCGTGCGGGCACATGACACCGCCTCGGACGGTGCGACCGGCGCGGACAGCACCACCGCCGGCGAGGAGGGCGCCGCCGAGGACGAGGCGGGCTGGCTCGCCACCCACCCCGAACGCGGCTACATCGTGCGCCGCTACCTGGCCCGCCGCACCCACCTGACACGCGCCGCGATCAGCCGGCTGGCCGAGGTCGAGGATCTCGCCACGAACGAGACCGACGACACCCGTGTCACCGACCCGACGCTCGAGGAGATCCCCGAAACCGCCGGCCCGCCCGCGGCGAGCGATTCCGCGGTACCGCACCGCGCGGTCGAGGGCGCGGAACGGGGCCCCTCCCTCGCCGAGGCGCGGCTCGGCGCGGTGCTGTCCGCGCTGAAAGCGGAGGGAGCGCGCCGCGTCATCGACGTCGGGTGCGGGAGCGGGAAGCTGGTGGGCCGGCTGCTCGACGACACCTCGGTGGAGCTCGTCACCGGGGTCGACGTCACGGCATCGGCGATCACCCAGGCGCGGCGCCGGCTGCGGGTGGACCGGATGCCCGAGCACCAGCGGCGCCGCCTCGACCTGCTCATCGGGTCCGCCGTCTACCGCGACGGCCGCTTCGCCGGCCACGACGCCGCTGTGCTCATGGAGGTCGTCGAGCACATCGACCCCGAGCGGCTGCCCGCGATGGAGCACGTGGTGTTCGGCCACACGGCACCGCGGACAGTCGTGGTCACCACCCCCAACGCGGAGTACAACGTCCGCTACGAAGGCCTCGGCGAAGGGCACCTGCGGCACGGCGACCACCGGTTCGAGTGGACGCGCGCGGAGTTCCGCGCGTGGGCGGAGCGGGTCGCCGAGCAGTTCGGATACCAGACGCGTTACCTACCGGTCGGCACCGACGACCCCGAGGTCGGGCCGGCCACACAGATGGGAGTGTTCACCCGGTGA